Proteins encoded in a region of the Phoenix dactylifera cultivar Barhee BC4 chromosome 3, palm_55x_up_171113_PBpolish2nd_filt_p, whole genome shotgun sequence genome:
- the LOC103710750 gene encoding uncharacterized protein LOC103710750 → MEASKILKEKKFWIASFLVVWAAALQAHMMWMQKQDAFKQKFGELSQEKDGDD, encoded by the exons ATGGAGGCGTCGAAGATTTTGAAGGAGAAGAAGTTCTGGATCGCTTCCTTCCTTGTTGTGTGGGCGGCCGCTCTACAG GCACATATGATGTGGATGCAGAAGCAAGACGCTTTCAAGCAGAAGTTTGGGGAATTGAGCCAAGAAAAGGATGGAGACGATTGA